Proteins from one Streptomyces genisteinicus genomic window:
- the dhaK gene encoding dihydroxyacetone kinase subunit DhaK translates to MKMLINVPETVVADALRGMAAAHPELTVDVERRVVVRGDAPVAGKVALVSGGGSGHEPLHCGFVGPGMLDAACPGEVFTSPVPDQMVRAAAAVDSGEGVLFVVKNYTGDVLNFRMAQELAEDEGVRLATVLVDDDVAVSDSLHTAGRRGTGATLFVEKIAGAAAEEGAPLERVESLARQVVGSCRSFGVALGACSTPAKGGPTFDLPPGELELGIGIHGEPGRERRPMMTSGEIADFAVGAVLEDLRPSGPVIALVNGMGGTPLLELYGFGAEVHRVLSERGVPVVRTLVGNYVTSLDMAGCSVTLCRADEELLRLWDAPVRTPGLRWGR, encoded by the coding sequence TTGAAGATGCTCATCAATGTGCCGGAGACCGTCGTGGCGGACGCGCTGCGCGGAATGGCCGCGGCACACCCCGAACTGACCGTCGACGTCGAGCGCCGGGTCGTCGTCCGGGGCGACGCGCCCGTCGCCGGGAAGGTCGCGCTGGTCTCCGGCGGCGGTTCGGGGCACGAACCGCTGCACTGCGGGTTCGTGGGCCCCGGAATGCTGGACGCGGCCTGTCCCGGCGAGGTGTTCACCAGCCCGGTGCCGGACCAGATGGTGCGCGCGGCGGCCGCCGTCGACAGCGGTGAGGGGGTGCTGTTCGTCGTCAAGAACTACACCGGCGACGTGCTCAACTTCCGCATGGCGCAGGAGCTCGCCGAGGACGAGGGCGTACGGCTCGCCACCGTCCTCGTCGACGACGACGTCGCGGTGTCCGACAGCCTCCACACCGCAGGACGGCGGGGCACCGGGGCGACCCTGTTCGTGGAGAAGATCGCGGGCGCCGCGGCGGAGGAGGGCGCCCCGCTGGAGCGGGTGGAGTCGCTGGCCCGTCAGGTCGTCGGGAGCTGCCGCAGCTTCGGGGTCGCCCTCGGCGCCTGCAGCACCCCGGCCAAGGGCGGACCGACCTTCGACCTGCCCCCGGGCGAACTGGAACTCGGCATCGGCATCCACGGCGAACCCGGACGCGAGCGCCGCCCCATGATGACGTCCGGCGAGATCGCGGACTTCGCCGTCGGGGCCGTCCTGGAGGATCTGCGGCCGTCGGGGCCCGTCATCGCCCTCGTCAACGGGATGGGCGGCACTCCCCTGCTCGAACTGTACGGCTTCGGCGCGGAGGTCCACCGGGTGCTGTCCGAGCGCGGGGTGCCGGTGGTCCGCACGCTGGTGGGCAACTACGTCACCTCCCTCGACATGGCCGGGTGCTCGGTGACCCTGTGCCGGGCGGACGAGGAGCTGCTCCGGCTGTGGGACGCCCCGGTACGGACGCCGGGCCTGCGCTGGGGCCGCTGA
- a CDS encoding energy-coupling factor ABC transporter substrate-binding protein — MSRNAKINTLLVLIVVALAVLPLALGLGDHKEEPFAGADAQAETAITELEPDYEPWFSPLYEPPSGEVESALFALQAALGAGVLAYYFGLHRGRRQAEARAADAADGSAGTGTTSGGATTAAP, encoded by the coding sequence ATGAGCCGCAACGCGAAGATCAACACACTGCTGGTCCTGATCGTGGTCGCCCTGGCCGTCCTCCCGCTGGCTCTCGGGCTCGGCGACCACAAGGAGGAGCCCTTCGCGGGCGCCGACGCACAGGCCGAGACGGCGATCACCGAACTGGAGCCCGACTACGAGCCCTGGTTCTCGCCCCTGTACGAACCGCCCTCCGGCGAAGTGGAGTCCGCGCTGTTCGCCCTCCAGGCCGCACTCGGCGCGGGCGTCCTCGCGTACTACTTCGGCCTGCACAGGGGACGCCGCCAGGCAGAGGCCCGCGCGGCGGACGCCGCCGACGGGTCCGCGGGAACCGGCACCACCTCCGGCGGTGCCACGACGGCCGCTCCCTGA
- the dhaL gene encoding dihydroxyacetone kinase subunit DhaL, with protein sequence MLDTAFFLSWLTLAAEAVDREAGRLTELDSAIGDADHGSNLRRGFAAVRAALDAEPPATPGAVLVLAGRQLISSVGGASGPLYGTLLRRTGKALGDAPEVSPGEFAEALRAGVAAVAELGGATAGDKTMLDALEPAAAALAGTTDSFAAARTAAEEGARATVPLQARKGRASYLGERSIGHRDPGAASSALLLAALAQAAEDRA encoded by the coding sequence GTGCTCGACACCGCCTTCTTCCTCAGCTGGCTGACGCTCGCCGCCGAGGCCGTGGACCGGGAGGCCGGCCGGCTCACCGAGCTGGACTCGGCCATCGGCGACGCGGACCACGGCAGCAACCTGCGGCGGGGCTTCGCCGCCGTCCGCGCGGCACTGGACGCGGAACCGCCCGCTACGCCCGGCGCCGTGCTCGTCCTCGCCGGACGGCAGCTGATCTCCTCCGTCGGCGGCGCGTCGGGGCCGCTGTACGGGACGCTGCTGCGCCGCACCGGCAAAGCGCTCGGGGACGCGCCCGAGGTCTCCCCCGGGGAGTTCGCCGAGGCGCTGCGGGCCGGCGTCGCGGCCGTCGCCGAGCTGGGCGGGGCGACGGCGGGCGACAAGACCATGCTGGACGCCCTGGAGCCCGCGGCGGCCGCGCTCGCCGGCACCACGGACTCCTTCGCCGCCGCACGGACGGCGGCCGAGGAGGGCGCACGGGCGACCGTCCCGCTCCAGGCGCGCAAGGGCCGCGCCAGCTACCTCGGCGAACGCAGCATCGGGCACCGGGATCCGGGGGCGGCGTCGTCGGCCCTGCTGCTCGCGGCCCTCGCGCAGGCCGCGGAGGACCGGGCGTGA
- a CDS encoding helix-turn-helix domain-containing protein, with amino-acid sequence MPTVPASPPDPRTAELRLDLPPRVASIGTGVHGTTALHDVFRLPELWQLHLYAYHGELDVDGERFGIRPGRVSLVPPGALVRYRYRGRSEHLYAHFALPGTGQPVRVPVVQDCGALLPVLGDLLRHAAAGSGRPGRAASDVWAALWRVALLAESRGAPGGPHPAFAAAVAYIESRIAEPLTVPAVAAAAGVSHNHLIRLFRAETGGTVVAHIRRRRMERARHLLRESTLPVSAVAAAVGVADLQAFNKACRRELGASPRAVRAGRDRP; translated from the coding sequence GTGCCGACCGTCCCCGCCTCCCCGCCGGACCCCCGCACGGCCGAGCTCCGGCTGGACCTGCCGCCGAGGGTCGCGAGCATCGGCACCGGGGTGCACGGCACCACCGCGCTGCACGACGTGTTCCGGCTGCCTGAACTGTGGCAGCTGCACCTGTACGCGTACCACGGCGAACTCGACGTCGACGGCGAGCGGTTCGGCATCCGTCCCGGCCGGGTGAGCCTGGTGCCGCCCGGGGCACTGGTGCGCTACCGCTACCGGGGGCGGTCGGAGCACCTGTACGCCCACTTCGCGCTGCCGGGCACCGGGCAGCCGGTGCGCGTGCCCGTCGTGCAGGACTGCGGCGCGCTGCTGCCCGTGCTGGGCGACCTGCTGCGGCACGCCGCCGCCGGGTCCGGCCGGCCGGGGCGGGCGGCCTCCGACGTGTGGGCCGCGCTGTGGCGGGTGGCGCTGCTCGCCGAGTCCCGGGGCGCGCCGGGCGGCCCGCACCCCGCGTTCGCGGCGGCCGTCGCGTACATCGAGTCGCGTATCGCGGAGCCGCTGACGGTGCCCGCGGTGGCGGCCGCCGCGGGAGTCTCCCACAACCACCTCATCCGGCTGTTCCGGGCCGAGACGGGCGGCACCGTGGTCGCCCACATCCGGCGCCGCCGCATGGAGCGGGCGCGCCATCTGCTCCGCGAGTCGACGCTGCCGGTGTCGGCCGTCGCGGCCGCGGTCGGGGTCGCCGACCTCCAGGCGTTCAACAAGGCGTGCCGCAGGGAGCTGGGCGCCTCCCCGCGTGCGGTCAGAGCCGGCCGGGACCGGCCGTGA
- a CDS encoding DUF7144 family membrane protein yields the protein MSQQSPPVGAMPPVPDPHSGWVTGGVVFAGVLMLCSGVLAVFQGIAGIAEDDWYARVGDYVYRVNLTGWGWIHLVIGVLVAATGAGVLKGAGWARAVGILLASLSMVAQFLFLPYSPVWSVIVIGLDVFVIWALAAHRPAGQAG from the coding sequence ATGAGCCAGCAGTCGCCGCCCGTCGGCGCGATGCCCCCGGTGCCGGACCCGCACAGCGGCTGGGTGACCGGTGGAGTCGTCTTCGCGGGGGTCCTCATGCTCTGCAGCGGCGTCCTGGCCGTGTTCCAGGGCATCGCCGGGATCGCCGAGGACGACTGGTACGCGCGGGTCGGCGACTACGTCTACCGCGTCAACCTCACCGGCTGGGGCTGGATCCACCTGGTGATCGGCGTCCTGGTGGCGGCGACCGGGGCGGGGGTGCTCAAGGGCGCCGGCTGGGCCCGGGCCGTCGGCATCCTGCTGGCCTCGCTGTCGATGGTGGCGCAGTTCCTGTTCCTGCCGTACTCGCCGGTGTGGTCGGTGATCGTGATCGGCCTCGACGTGTTCGTGATCTGGGCCCTCGCCGCCCACAGGCCCGCCGGGCAGGCCGGCTGA
- the cbiQ gene encoding cobalt ECF transporter T component CbiQ gives MLPIDAAAHSSRWRRRHPVEKAVLGLGLTITAVCLPPWPGAVLVASATLAVLLGPAGVAPRRLWRAFRIPLGFCVTGAVPLLFAVGGPGGAVSLAPGGPVHAGQLLLRTSAASLGVLLFAFTTPVSDVLPRLVRAGVPAPVVDVALVMYRISFLLLDSVARVRQAQAARLGATSRAAAWRSLAGLGATAFVRAFDRAARLHTGLAGRGYDGTLRVLVPRSKISRPFLCGVAGLLTALVLLTLVLERHVL, from the coding sequence GTGCTGCCGATCGACGCGGCGGCGCACAGCAGTCGCTGGCGCCGCCGCCACCCCGTGGAGAAGGCCGTGCTCGGACTCGGCCTGACGATCACGGCCGTGTGCCTCCCGCCGTGGCCGGGCGCCGTGCTGGTCGCCTCGGCGACCCTCGCCGTACTGCTCGGCCCGGCCGGAGTCGCCCCCCGCCGGCTGTGGCGGGCGTTCCGCATCCCGCTCGGCTTCTGCGTGACCGGCGCGGTGCCCCTGCTGTTCGCCGTGGGCGGGCCGGGCGGCGCCGTGTCCCTCGCACCCGGCGGCCCCGTCCACGCCGGGCAGTTGCTGCTCCGCACGTCGGCGGCCTCCCTCGGGGTGCTGCTGTTCGCGTTCACCACCCCCGTGTCGGACGTCCTGCCGCGGCTGGTGCGCGCCGGCGTGCCCGCCCCCGTCGTCGACGTCGCCCTGGTGATGTACCGGATCAGCTTCCTCCTGCTGGACTCCGTCGCCCGCGTCCGCCAGGCACAGGCCGCCCGGCTCGGCGCGACCAGCCGCGCCGCGGCCTGGCGATCGCTGGCCGGGCTCGGGGCGACCGCGTTCGTCCGGGCCTTCGACCGGGCGGCACGCCTCCACACGGGCCTCGCCGGACGCGGCTACGACGGCACGCTGCGGGTGCTCGTGCCCCGGTCGAAGATCTCCCGGCCGTTCCTCTGCGGCGTCGCGGGCCTGCTCACCGCGCTGGTGCTGCTCACCCTCGTCCTCGAAAGGCACGTCCTGTGA
- a CDS encoding alpha-L-fucosidase, whose product MPMQPWFPDAKLGIFVHWGVYAVDGVPESWAFYTGRTTHEQYMRQLDGFTAARWDPREWAALFARAGARYAVLTARHHDGVALWDTSFGDLDVVRRTPAGRDLVGPYAQALRERGLRVGLYYSHSDWNHPDYASVLHPSPGRDHGDVLTSPWVAPPGGAEDPAAWARYLAYRDGQVGELADRYRPDLLWFDGEWERSAEQWGADALAERVLATAPHTVFNARLPGHGDYATPEQGTPVTAPGGPWELCMTVNDSWGFQPDDTRHKPVGRLVRHFTETIGAGGNLLLGVGPREDGTFTAAQTERLEGLGAWIGAHAGAVHGTVAGLPPGHHYGPSTLSADRRTLHLVCFDPPRGHVAVRGLRNRVRRVSVLGTGAALRHEVSGGLHDVPGTTWIEAPREEDVDAHATVLALELDGELDLYRGSGRT is encoded by the coding sequence ATGCCCATGCAGCCCTGGTTCCCCGACGCCAAGCTCGGGATCTTCGTCCACTGGGGCGTCTACGCCGTCGACGGGGTGCCGGAGTCGTGGGCGTTCTACACCGGGCGGACCACCCACGAGCAGTACATGCGGCAGCTGGACGGCTTCACCGCCGCACGCTGGGACCCCCGCGAGTGGGCGGCGCTCTTCGCCCGCGCGGGAGCGCGGTACGCCGTGCTGACCGCGCGCCACCACGACGGCGTCGCCCTGTGGGACACCTCCTTCGGCGACCTGGACGTGGTGCGCCGCACACCCGCCGGGCGCGACCTCGTCGGCCCGTACGCACAGGCGCTGCGCGAACGGGGGCTGCGGGTGGGCCTGTACTACTCGCACTCCGACTGGAACCACCCGGACTACGCGAGCGTGCTGCACCCCTCCCCCGGCCGGGACCACGGGGACGTGCTGACCAGCCCGTGGGTCGCCCCGCCCGGCGGGGCCGAGGACCCTGCCGCCTGGGCGCGCTACCTCGCCTACCGCGACGGGCAGGTCGGCGAGCTGGCCGACCGCTACCGTCCGGACCTGCTGTGGTTCGACGGCGAGTGGGAGCGCTCGGCGGAGCAGTGGGGCGCCGACGCGCTCGCCGAACGCGTCCTCGCCACCGCACCGCACACCGTGTTCAACGCGCGCCTGCCCGGCCACGGCGACTACGCCACGCCCGAGCAGGGGACGCCGGTCACCGCGCCCGGCGGACCGTGGGAGCTGTGCATGACGGTCAACGACTCCTGGGGGTTCCAGCCGGACGACACCCGGCACAAGCCGGTCGGCCGGCTGGTGCGCCACTTCACCGAGACGATCGGCGCGGGCGGCAACCTGCTGCTCGGCGTCGGCCCCCGCGAGGACGGCACCTTCACGGCCGCCCAGACGGAGCGCCTCGAAGGGCTCGGCGCCTGGATCGGCGCCCACGCCGGCGCCGTCCACGGGACCGTCGCGGGCCTGCCCCCGGGGCACCACTACGGGCCGAGCACGCTGTCGGCCGACCGCCGGACGCTCCACCTGGTCTGCTTCGACCCGCCCCGCGGCCACGTGGCCGTGCGCGGGCTGCGCAACCGGGTGCGGCGGGTCTCCGTGCTGGGCACGGGGGCGGCGCTCCGCCACGAGGTCTCCGGCGGGCTCCACGACGTGCCCGGCACGACCTGGATCGAGGCGCCGCGCGAGGAGGACGTGGACGCGCACGCGACCGTGCTGGCGCTGGAGCTCGACGGTGAGCTCGACCTCTACCGCGGCAGCGGCCGCACCTGA
- a CDS encoding PTS-dependent dihydroxyacetone kinase phosphotransferase subunit DhaM: MSAGDAPVGIVLVSHSAGVAESVAGLARGLAGSGALAPVAAAGGAPGGGLGTDAELIAAAASHVDRGAGVAVLADLGSAVLTVKALLAEDGELPAGTRLLDAPFVEGAVAAVVTASAGGDLDAVAAAAQEAYGYRKV, encoded by the coding sequence GTGAGCGCCGGGGACGCCCCGGTCGGCATCGTGCTCGTCTCGCACAGCGCCGGCGTCGCCGAGTCGGTGGCCGGACTCGCCCGCGGACTGGCCGGCAGCGGCGCGCTCGCCCCGGTCGCGGCCGCCGGCGGCGCCCCGGGCGGCGGCCTCGGCACGGACGCCGAACTGATCGCCGCGGCCGCCTCCCACGTGGACCGGGGCGCCGGCGTGGCGGTCCTCGCCGACCTCGGCAGCGCCGTGCTCACCGTGAAGGCCCTGCTCGCCGAGGACGGCGAACTGCCCGCCGGGACCCGGCTGCTGGACGCCCCGTTCGTCGAGGGCGCGGTCGCCGCGGTGGTCACGGCCTCCGCCGGCGGGGACCTCGACGCCGTGGCGGCGGCGGCACAGGAGGCGTACGGCTACCGGAAGGTGTGA
- a CDS encoding SpoIIE family protein phosphatase gives MGSDVFRAGIAGEGRAEAALSPPGGLMDLLGVAAVVLDSDGRIVLWSPQAEQLLGYTPQEALGRPAARLLVADEHLDLVLDLFRQVMESGEGWEGVFRVHHKDGSTRLLEWRNMRLQDDTGGLYALGLAQDQATLRRVERDLALSARLVDQSPIGLAVLRPDLRYVAVNPALERIGGLPAEELLGRGFRESVPFGDPDRLEDAMRAVLATGTPLLDRHVVGRVPSEPAAERAWSVSLYRLEDPGGRVIGVAMSVVDVTDRHLADTEAERARNRLALIADASVRIGTTLDLEQTARELADVAVPHLADVAAVDVLDRVLSGPGGRPGPDTGEGHVLIRALAVAAAFPSVAVDAADRPGELARYDEGRLVTRCVATARPVVIPEVSGADLRDIARDERAARLLARAGVHSYMAVPLIARGEVLGAIDLKRCRNPEPFTEDDVLLATEFASRAAVCIDNARWYREQRQTALTLQRSMLPEIPRRLVGLEAASRYQPARAGSEVGGDWFDVIPMERERTALVVGDVMGSGITAATAMGRLRTATQTLARLALDPAVVLRHLDEITAGLDPYIATCIYAVYDPHRAQCCIANAGHLPPVLVRRGGAPRLLDLPSGTPLGVGQVGGVALRSITVGLDPGDVLVLYTDGLVETRDQDIDTRLAALTGLLQTQDATLGDTCDRLLGALRRPDTPDDVALLMARVTG, from the coding sequence GTGGGCAGCGATGTGTTCCGTGCTGGCATCGCGGGTGAGGGCCGCGCGGAAGCGGCGCTGTCGCCTCCGGGCGGGCTGATGGACCTGCTCGGGGTCGCGGCCGTGGTCCTCGACTCGGACGGCCGGATCGTGCTCTGGAGCCCGCAGGCGGAGCAGCTGCTCGGCTACACGCCGCAGGAGGCCCTCGGCCGCCCCGCCGCCCGGCTGCTCGTCGCCGACGAGCACCTCGACCTCGTGCTGGACCTCTTCCGGCAGGTCATGGAGAGCGGCGAGGGCTGGGAGGGCGTCTTCCGGGTCCACCACAAGGACGGCTCGACCCGGCTGCTGGAGTGGCGCAACATGCGCCTCCAGGACGACACCGGCGGCCTCTACGCCCTCGGCCTCGCCCAGGACCAGGCCACCCTGCGCCGCGTCGAACGCGACCTCGCCCTCTCCGCCCGCCTCGTCGACCAGTCCCCGATCGGGCTCGCCGTCCTCCGCCCCGACCTGCGGTACGTCGCGGTCAACCCCGCCCTGGAGCGCATCGGCGGGCTGCCCGCCGAGGAACTGCTCGGACGCGGCTTCCGCGAGTCGGTGCCGTTCGGCGACCCGGACCGGCTGGAGGACGCCATGCGGGCCGTGCTGGCCACGGGGACGCCGCTGCTCGACCGCCACGTGGTGGGCCGGGTCCCCTCCGAACCGGCTGCCGAACGCGCCTGGTCGGTGTCGCTGTACCGGCTGGAGGACCCGGGGGGCCGGGTGATCGGCGTCGCCATGTCCGTGGTGGACGTCACCGACCGGCACCTCGCGGACACCGAGGCGGAGCGCGCCCGCAACCGGCTCGCGCTCATCGCCGACGCCTCGGTGCGCATCGGGACCACGCTCGACCTGGAGCAGACGGCGCGTGAGCTCGCCGACGTGGCGGTGCCCCACCTCGCCGACGTGGCGGCCGTCGACGTGCTGGACCGGGTGCTCTCGGGACCCGGCGGCCGGCCGGGCCCGGACACCGGCGAGGGCCATGTGCTGATCCGCGCGCTCGCCGTGGCCGCGGCCTTCCCCAGCGTCGCCGTCGACGCGGCCGACCGCCCGGGCGAACTGGCCCGCTACGACGAGGGCCGCCTGGTCACCCGCTGCGTCGCCACCGCGCGCCCGGTGGTGATTCCCGAGGTGTCCGGCGCCGACCTGCGCGACATCGCGCGGGACGAACGGGCCGCCCGGCTGCTGGCGCGGGCCGGGGTGCACTCGTACATGGCGGTGCCGCTGATCGCCCGCGGCGAGGTGCTCGGCGCCATCGACCTCAAGCGGTGCCGCAACCCGGAGCCGTTCACCGAGGACGACGTGCTGCTGGCCACCGAGTTCGCCTCCCGGGCGGCCGTCTGCATCGACAACGCCCGCTGGTACCGCGAGCAGCGGCAGACCGCGCTCACCCTCCAGCGCAGCATGCTGCCCGAGATCCCCCGCCGGCTCGTCGGACTGGAGGCCGCCTCCCGCTACCAGCCCGCGCGGGCCGGCAGCGAGGTCGGCGGCGACTGGTTCGACGTCATCCCGATGGAGCGGGAGCGCACCGCGCTCGTCGTCGGCGACGTGATGGGCAGCGGGATCACGGCGGCCACCGCGATGGGGCGGCTGCGCACCGCCACGCAGACGCTGGCGCGCCTCGCGCTGGACCCGGCCGTGGTGCTGCGCCACCTCGACGAGATCACCGCCGGGCTCGACCCGTACATCGCCACCTGCATCTACGCCGTCTACGACCCGCACCGCGCGCAGTGCTGCATCGCCAACGCGGGGCATCTGCCGCCGGTCCTGGTACGGCGGGGCGGCGCGCCGAGGCTGCTGGACCTGCCGTCGGGCACCCCCCTCGGCGTCGGCCAGGTGGGAGGTGTCGCGCTGCGCAGCATCACCGTCGGCCTCGACCCGGGCGATGTGCTCGTGCTGTACACGGACGGGCTGGTGGAGACCCGTGACCAGGACATCGACACCCGGCTGGCGGCCCTGACGGGGCTGCTCCAGACCCAGGACGCGACGCTCGGTGACACGTGCGACCGGCTGCTCGGCGCGCTGCGGCGGCCGGACACGCCCGACGACGTGGCGCTGCTGATGGCGAGGGTGACCGGCTGA
- a CDS encoding energy-coupling factor ABC transporter permease, with the protein MHIAEGYLPPLHAVAWGAASAPFVVHGVRALTREVKAHPESTLLLGASGAFTFVLSALKIPSVTGSCSHPTGTGLGAILFRPPVMAVLGTITLLFQALLLAHGGLTTLGANVFSMAVVGPWAGYAVYRLVRLSGAPLMVSVFFAAFTADLVTYCVTSVQLALAFPDPGSGFLGALAKFGGIFAVTQIPLAVSEGLLTVLVMRLLVRSSKGELTRLGVLVTGGARGAQKEAEVR; encoded by the coding sequence ATGCATATAGCCGAGGGGTATCTGCCCCCGCTGCACGCCGTCGCCTGGGGCGCGGCCTCTGCCCCGTTCGTCGTCCACGGCGTACGCGCCCTGACCCGCGAGGTCAAGGCCCATCCCGAATCCACCCTGCTGCTCGGCGCCTCCGGCGCCTTCACGTTCGTCCTGTCGGCACTGAAGATCCCTTCCGTGACGGGCAGCTGCTCCCACCCCACCGGCACCGGACTGGGGGCGATCCTCTTCCGACCCCCGGTGATGGCGGTGCTCGGCACCATCACCCTCCTGTTCCAGGCCCTGCTCCTGGCGCACGGCGGCCTCACCACCCTCGGGGCGAACGTCTTCTCCATGGCGGTCGTCGGCCCCTGGGCCGGCTACGCCGTCTACCGGCTGGTGCGCCTCAGCGGCGCCCCCCTGATGGTCTCCGTGTTCTTCGCCGCGTTCACGGCCGACCTCGTCACCTACTGCGTGACCAGCGTCCAGCTCGCGCTCGCCTTCCCCGACCCCGGCAGCGGATTCCTCGGCGCGCTCGCCAAGTTCGGCGGCATCTTCGCCGTGACGCAGATCCCGCTGGCGGTCAGCGAAGGACTGCTGACGGTGCTCGTGATGCGTCTGCTCGTCCGGTCCAGCAAGGGTGAACTGACCCGCCTGGGCGTCCTGGTGACCGGTGGCGCCCGTGGCGCCCAGAAGGAGGCCGAGGTCCGATGA
- a CDS encoding potassium channel family protein: MGIAAATAMMLVYCFVPLDHFGDRRPVLSWAVFIALLAAVALLLLVQIRDVITDDPRARPGIVIPLLVFLTVVVFAGAYHVLARHPGQFSGLSTRTDALYFTVVTLATVGYGDIVPTGQSARVVTMVQILYTFVFLTAATTTLSRRLRSQVGKHLGVRIDGPDGPDGPDETGR, from the coding sequence GTGGGGATCGCTGCCGCGACCGCGATGATGCTGGTGTACTGCTTCGTGCCGCTGGACCACTTCGGCGACCGCAGGCCGGTCCTGAGCTGGGCGGTCTTCATCGCGCTGCTGGCCGCGGTGGCCCTGCTGCTGCTGGTGCAGATCCGGGACGTCATCACCGACGACCCGCGCGCCCGTCCGGGCATCGTGATCCCGCTGCTGGTCTTCCTGACGGTGGTCGTCTTCGCGGGGGCGTACCACGTGCTGGCCCGGCATCCCGGCCAGTTCAGCGGCCTGAGCACACGCACGGACGCCCTGTACTTCACCGTCGTCACCCTGGCGACCGTCGGCTACGGGGACATCGTCCCCACCGGGCAGAGCGCACGGGTGGTGACCATGGTGCAGATCCTCTACACGTTCGTCTTCCTCACCGCCGCGACCACGACGCTCTCCCGGCGGCTGCGCAGCCAGGTGGGGAAGCACCTCGGCGTCCGCATCGACGGGCCCGACGGCCCCGACGGCCCGGACGAGACCGGCCGCTGA